In a single window of the Mustela nigripes isolate SB6536 chromosome 17, MUSNIG.SB6536, whole genome shotgun sequence genome:
- the DBNDD1 gene encoding dysbindin domain-containing protein 1, with the protein MEPPEGAGPGEIVKDVEAPQAALGTLAHGTGDSCHSPTAEEEVGIPIPAPGLLQVTERRQPLSSVSSLEVHFDLLDLTELTDMSDQELAEVFADSDDESLAGESPAGLHPLPRAGCLRSPSWTRTRAEQNREKQPLGDPERRPAIADTFLTVERPKED; encoded by the exons ATGGAGCCCCCGGAGGGCGCCGGCCCGGGAG AAATAGTTAAGGACGTGGAGGCACCACAGGCAGCCCTAGGCACCCTGGCCCATGGGACAGGGGACAGCTGCCACTCGCCCACAGCTGAGGAGGAGGTGGGCATCCCAATACCAGCCCCGGGGCTCCTGCAGGTCACAGAAAGGAGGC AGCCCCTGAGCAGCGTCTCCTCCCTAGAGGTGCACTTTGACCTCCTCGACCTCACCGAGTTGACTGACATGTCTGACCAGGAGCTGGCCGAGGTCTTTGCTGACTCAGACGACGAAAGCCTGGCTGGGGAGTCGCCAGCAG GCCTGCACCCGCTGCCCAGGGCCGGCTGTCTGCGCTCCCCCTCCTGGACACGAACCAGGGCCGAGCAGAACCGAGAGAAGCAGCCACTTGGTGACCCGGAGCGCCGGCCAGCGATTGCGGACACATTTCTGACCGTGGAGAGGCCCAAGGAGGACTAG